The genomic DNA CTACCATAAAGAAGGTAGCTTTCACGCCTTCGGAGCGGCAGATATTATAACAGGTCATGGTTCCGTTTTGCGGACCATCGTCGAAAGTGAGATAGATGTACTGTTTGGTAGTATCGTAAACCGGTTTGGTCCATTTGAATTTAGTAGCTGCTGGTTCGGACAGAGAAATGGCAGTATCGATGCCAGCTTTCTTATCAAGAGCGATCTCAGTGCTATCAGTAGCATTATCTGTGGGTTCAGCGCTGTTACTGCAGCCTGCCAGAAGGGCGATGGTGTTAAACGATATCAGTACCAGCGATTGTAATAGCCGTGCTTCCAATTTAGTCAAAGTATAATCTTTTTGCGGGATTATGCGGTCAAAGATAAAAATACAAAACCGCTTTTTAGAAGAAAAAAGCGGCATTAATTGTATTTTAACTAAGAACAGTGCGACTGGAATTAGCTTCCACGGCTACCGCCCGTTTTAACAGTTTTAACTGTTCCTGCAGCTTTTGCGCCGGGTTTCGCGATAAACTTGGAACCGCCCTGCATATTATTCGTTTGCTTCTTGCCAGTTTTCTTACCGGCATTTTTGTTATTTACGGGTAATGACATACAGTTTTCTTTTAGGCGTTATGAAGATAGGTAAACGGGCCGAAGATAGTTTCTATTTTCTGAAAGCGGTGGCTGAATATATGATCCAGTTGTTTTTTAACATAAAAAGCGTGGGCGATCGAGCCCAGTGGTCCCCAGGGAATCTTATAATGGACGATATCGGTCATTTCCACTCCACCTTCTATGGGCACGAAATGATGCTGGTGATGCCACATGGCGTAGGGGCCGAAGCGCTGCTCATCTACAAAGAAGCGATTTTCCTCCACGTGTGTTATTTCGGTCATCCAATACACTTTTATACCTCCCAGCAGCTTGAGCCTGTATTCAATTATCTGGCCCGGATACATCTTTCCTTCGTAGAGATCGCTGGTAATATCGAAGCCCATATTAGCGGGTGTGATCTCCTTAAGATTGGCCGGGCTGCTAAAGAAGCTCCATGCTTTGTCAACAGAAACCGGAATGCGTTGTGTACATTTTATGACATGTACCATGTAATGTTTTTTGATAAAACAAAATTGACGGCATTTGGTTTAGCGCACCGGTTT from Filimonas effusa includes the following:
- a CDS encoding SRPBCC family protein; the protein is MVHVIKCTQRIPVSVDKAWSFFSSPANLKEITPANMGFDITSDLYEGKMYPGQIIEYRLKLLGGIKVYWMTEITHVEENRFFVDEQRFGPYAMWHHQHHFVPIEGGVEMTDIVHYKIPWGPLGSIAHAFYVKKQLDHIFSHRFQKIETIFGPFTYLHNA